A genome region from Nocardioides cynanchi includes the following:
- a CDS encoding universal stress protein, whose protein sequence is MTTATLTGHVVVATDGSEGSLAAVRYAARAAEGRGVELEVVHVVPPGLPAGPFGAVPDAQIRRSGNTTLRHSRDVAVAEVPDLEVVSTLLIGSRVDALVWHTHDAAVLVLGAAPHGLVERLWTGSVVTGIAARATCPVAIVPLGAHEPRAGAGRRIVVGLKSTEHAEHLLGAAFALARQTQSDLTVVHAWHLVSPYDDAIAERTLRRAWLVEQERTLEDALIDHRLAFPEVQVDVDLVHGQAAFALVGLSRTADILMISRPGHGGLVHYLGSTARAVIRDAECVVEVVPPLHEEREHDGRHALAGARG, encoded by the coding sequence GCCGAGGGTCGTGGCGTGGAGCTCGAGGTCGTGCACGTCGTACCTCCCGGCCTGCCTGCGGGGCCTTTCGGGGCCGTGCCGGACGCTCAGATCCGCCGGTCGGGGAACACCACCCTGCGGCACAGCCGCGACGTCGCCGTGGCGGAGGTGCCGGACCTCGAGGTGGTCAGCACCCTCCTGATCGGCTCCCGGGTCGACGCGCTCGTCTGGCACACCCACGACGCGGCCGTCCTGGTGCTCGGCGCCGCACCCCACGGTCTGGTGGAGCGGCTGTGGACCGGCTCGGTGGTGACCGGCATCGCGGCCCGTGCCACCTGCCCCGTCGCGATCGTTCCGCTGGGCGCCCACGAGCCGCGGGCCGGCGCCGGACGCCGGATCGTGGTCGGCCTGAAGTCCACCGAGCACGCCGAGCACCTCCTGGGCGCTGCCTTCGCGCTCGCCCGCCAGACGCAGTCGGACCTGACGGTCGTGCACGCCTGGCACCTGGTGTCGCCGTACGACGACGCGATCGCGGAGCGGACCCTGCGTCGGGCCTGGCTGGTCGAGCAGGAGCGGACACTCGAGGACGCGCTGATCGACCACCGGCTGGCCTTCCCGGAGGTGCAGGTCGACGTCGACCTGGTGCACGGCCAGGCTGCGTTCGCGCTGGTCGGGCTGTCCCGCACCGCCGACATCCTGATGATCTCCCGGCCGGGTCACGGCGGACTGGTGCACTACCTGGGCAGCACGGCCCGCGCGGTGATCCGCGACGCCGAATGTGTGGTCGAGGTGGTGCCGCCGCTGCACGAGGAGCGCGAGCACGACGGTCGCCACGCCCTGGCTGGCGCCCGCGGCTGA
- a CDS encoding 2-oxoacid:acceptor oxidoreductase family protein, producing the protein MTFEVRFHGRGGQGVVTAAELLSVAAFSQGLRALAFPSFGSERTGAPVVSYCRIDDRPIRAHDPVTEPQAVVVQDPTLLHLPGVLDGLTDDGYLLVNSSGSPETLHLAALAPQLEPRRIVTVAATDLARAALGRPLPNTALLGALAGLTGVVSLTSLQAAIRERFGAAAGDLNAELAERGLVLATGGSRRRA; encoded by the coding sequence GTGACCTTCGAGGTGAGGTTCCACGGGCGCGGTGGCCAGGGGGTTGTGACGGCCGCCGAACTGCTGTCGGTCGCGGCCTTCTCGCAGGGCCTGAGGGCCCTCGCGTTCCCCAGCTTCGGATCCGAGCGCACCGGGGCACCCGTGGTGTCCTACTGCCGGATCGACGACCGGCCGATCCGCGCCCATGACCCGGTGACCGAGCCCCAGGCCGTCGTGGTCCAGGACCCGACCCTGCTGCACCTGCCCGGGGTCCTCGACGGGCTGACCGACGACGGCTATCTGCTCGTCAACAGCTCGGGGAGCCCCGAGACGCTCCATCTTGCGGCGCTCGCCCCTCAGCTCGAGCCCCGGCGGATCGTCACCGTCGCCGCCACCGACCTGGCCCGCGCCGCTCTCGGCCGGCCGCTTCCCAACACCGCACTGCTCGGCGCCCTGGCCGGGCTGACCGGTGTGGTGAGCCTGACCTCGCTGCAGGCGGCGATCCGGGAGCGGTTCGGCGCGGCCGCGGGCGACCTGAACGCGGAGCTGGCCGAGCGGGGCCTGGTCCTGGCCACCGGAGGGAGTCGTCGTCGTGCGTAG
- the porA gene encoding pyruvate ferredoxin oxidoreductase, translating to MEGSRAVAEAVAMCRPGVIAAYPISPQTHIVEALSDLVSLGRVGTCRYLMVESEFAAMSACIGASAAGARAYTATASQGLLFMSEALPNASGLRLPIVMTVANRALGAPINIWNDHSDAMSQRDAGWLQLFAASNQDAVDLHVQAFALAEELSVPVMVCMDGFVLTHAVEEVDLPSQEQVDAFLPPFAPAQVLDPDDPITIGAMVGPEAFTEVKFLEAHRQLQALDAVQESADRYLHVVGRDTGGLTTSYRLDDADVAVVALGSVLGAAADVVDDLRAAGVPVGTLGVTCFRPWPLDEIREALSGVSRVIVLNRAFSVGSGSILGADVRLSLAAEQTRVYDVVLGLGGRPVTRAVLRRLLDDVLDGQVSDRALSFPDLDVDLVVRELDREGTDRPQAVTRGELGADEWGKAWT from the coding sequence ATGGAAGGTTCGCGGGCGGTCGCCGAAGCGGTGGCGATGTGCCGTCCCGGGGTGATCGCGGCATACCCGATCTCGCCCCAGACCCACATCGTCGAAGCGCTCTCCGACCTGGTCTCACTCGGCCGGGTCGGGACCTGCCGCTACCTGATGGTGGAGTCGGAGTTCGCGGCGATGTCGGCCTGCATCGGCGCCTCGGCCGCCGGTGCCCGCGCCTACACCGCCACCGCCAGCCAGGGTCTGCTGTTCATGTCGGAGGCGCTCCCCAACGCCTCCGGGCTCCGGCTGCCGATCGTGATGACCGTCGCCAACCGCGCGCTGGGTGCTCCGATCAACATCTGGAACGACCACTCCGACGCGATGTCGCAGCGCGACGCGGGCTGGCTCCAGCTCTTCGCTGCCTCGAACCAGGACGCCGTCGACCTGCACGTGCAGGCCTTCGCGCTGGCCGAGGAGCTCTCGGTGCCGGTGATGGTCTGCATGGACGGCTTCGTGCTGACCCACGCGGTGGAGGAGGTCGACCTCCCCTCCCAGGAGCAGGTCGACGCGTTCCTGCCGCCGTTCGCCCCCGCCCAGGTGCTCGACCCCGACGACCCGATCACGATCGGCGCGATGGTCGGGCCCGAGGCGTTCACCGAGGTCAAGTTCCTCGAGGCGCACCGGCAGCTCCAGGCTCTCGACGCTGTCCAGGAGTCAGCGGACCGCTATCTCCACGTGGTCGGTCGCGACACCGGCGGCCTCACCACGTCGTACCGTCTCGACGACGCGGACGTCGCGGTCGTCGCACTCGGCTCCGTGCTCGGCGCTGCGGCCGACGTCGTGGACGACCTGCGCGCGGCCGGCGTGCCCGTGGGCACCCTGGGCGTGACCTGCTTCCGGCCGTGGCCGCTCGACGAGATCCGCGAGGCGCTCTCCGGCGTCAGCCGGGTGATCGTGCTGAACCGTGCCTTCTCGGTGGGCTCGGGCAGCATCCTCGGCGCCGACGTCCGCCTCTCGCTGGCCGCCGAGCAGACCCGGGTGTACGACGTCGTGCTGGGGCTGGGCGGTCGGCCGGTGACCCGGGCGGTGCTGCGCCGGCTCCTCGACGACGTGCTGGACGGCCAGGTCTCGGACAGGGCCCTGTCGTTCCCGGATCTCGACGTCGACCTCGTCGTGCGCGAGCTGGACCGCGAGGGGACGGACCGTCCGCAGGCTGTGACACGCGGTGAGCTCGGCGCCGACGAGTGGGGAAAGGCATGGACATGA
- a CDS encoding thiamine pyrophosphate-dependent enzyme, with protein sequence MSDVKLYQIGTFAAGNRLMDPSLGTEQSSAARTNAITSGHRACRGCGEALGARVVLDAAMRASEGRMVTVNATGCLEVFSTPYPESSWQVPWLHSLFGNAAAVASGVAAALEAQGRDDVRVVAQAGDGGTVDIGLGCVSGMFERNDDVLFVCYDNQGYMNTGVQRSAATPPAASTANTRAVGTRTGNAFGTGKSLPVIAMAHEIPYVATATVADLHDLERKVTRAMSLHGARYLHVLVPCPLGWGTESADTVRVARMAAESGMFAVFEAEYGDVTAVSRIRRQVPVADYLRTQARFRHLFGDPGHPEVVERLQRQGDRTIARYDLLGTGER encoded by the coding sequence ATGAGCGACGTCAAGCTGTACCAGATCGGGACCTTCGCGGCGGGCAACCGCCTGATGGACCCCTCGCTGGGCACCGAGCAGTCGAGTGCGGCCCGCACCAACGCGATCACGTCGGGGCACCGGGCGTGCCGTGGCTGCGGGGAGGCGCTCGGCGCGCGGGTGGTGCTCGACGCCGCGATGCGGGCCAGCGAGGGCCGGATGGTGACGGTGAACGCCACCGGCTGCCTCGAGGTCTTCTCGACGCCGTACCCCGAGTCGTCGTGGCAGGTCCCGTGGCTGCACTCGCTCTTCGGCAACGCGGCGGCAGTGGCCTCCGGGGTGGCCGCCGCCCTCGAGGCCCAGGGGCGCGATGACGTGCGGGTCGTGGCCCAGGCCGGCGACGGCGGCACCGTGGACATCGGGCTCGGGTGCGTCTCCGGCATGTTCGAGCGCAACGACGACGTGCTCTTCGTCTGCTACGACAACCAGGGCTACATGAACACCGGGGTCCAGCGCTCCGCGGCGACGCCGCCCGCGGCCAGCACCGCGAACACCCGCGCCGTGGGCACCCGGACCGGCAACGCGTTCGGCACCGGCAAGAGCCTCCCGGTGATCGCGATGGCCCACGAGATCCCGTACGTCGCCACCGCGACCGTCGCGGACCTCCACGACCTCGAGCGCAAGGTCACCCGGGCGATGAGCCTGCACGGCGCTCGCTACCTGCACGTCCTGGTGCCGTGCCCGCTCGGCTGGGGGACCGAGTCCGCCGACACGGTCCGGGTCGCCCGGATGGCCGCCGAGTCCGGCATGTTCGCGGTCTTCGAGGCCGAGTACGGCGACGTCACGGCCGTCAGCAGGATCCGGCGCCAGGTTCCCGTCGCGGACTACCTGCGCACCCAGGCGAGGTTCCGGCACCTGTTCGGCGACCCCGGCCACCCGGAGGTGGTCGAGCGGCTGCAGCGGCAGGGGGACCGGACCATCGCCCGCTACGACCTGCTCGGCACCGGGGAGCGGTGA
- a CDS encoding NAD(P)-binding protein produces MDLPFAVSLGPGSSVADLTGSWRTERAVFVKPTAPCGASCPAGEDVRSWLYAAESGGPGYEQAWRTIMEVNPLPAVMGRVCYHPCETACNRGSLDEAVGINSVERFLGDEAIRHGWSVGPLHPPTGHRVLVVGAGPAGLSAAYHLARAGHAVTVKDSSAAAGGMLRYGIPRYRLPREVLDAEVARILDLGVTLELGCEVTDLDETIAAGGFEATFLAVGARLGRRAYLPAASAARIVDAVSVLRAVEEGDAPLLGRRVAVYGGGNSALDAARTARRLGASEVVIVYRRTRERMPAHDLEVREAEDEGIEFRWLSTIQHVDPDGITVELMELGADGFPQPTGKTERLAADSVVLALGQDTDLSLLGNAPGLDVEDGTVVTRGAALMTSRPGVFAGGDVAPGERSATVAVGHGRTAALGIGDWLDGRVPELPAAPALAPYDSLNTWYFEDAPRQHRTQLELVRRQTTFEEVVQCLDADNALYEARRCLSCGGCISCDNCFAYCPDNAVIKLGPEGEYAVDLDYCKGCGLCVEECPTGSIVMEPEEV; encoded by the coding sequence ATGGACCTCCCCTTCGCGGTCAGCCTCGGACCCGGGTCGAGCGTGGCCGACCTGACCGGGTCGTGGCGCACCGAGCGCGCGGTCTTCGTGAAGCCGACGGCGCCGTGCGGCGCGTCCTGCCCGGCCGGTGAGGACGTCCGCTCCTGGCTGTACGCCGCGGAGTCCGGCGGGCCGGGCTACGAGCAGGCCTGGCGCACGATCATGGAGGTCAACCCGTTGCCCGCGGTGATGGGCCGGGTCTGCTACCACCCCTGCGAGACGGCCTGCAACCGAGGCAGCCTCGACGAGGCCGTCGGCATCAACTCGGTCGAGCGCTTCCTCGGGGACGAGGCGATCCGGCACGGCTGGTCGGTGGGGCCGCTGCATCCCCCCACCGGGCATCGGGTCCTGGTGGTCGGTGCCGGACCGGCCGGGCTCTCCGCGGCCTACCACCTGGCCCGCGCCGGGCACGCGGTCACGGTCAAGGACTCCTCGGCCGCTGCCGGCGGAATGCTGCGCTACGGCATCCCGCGCTACCGGCTGCCGCGCGAGGTCCTCGACGCCGAGGTCGCCCGGATCCTCGACCTGGGCGTCACCCTCGAGCTCGGCTGCGAGGTGACCGACCTCGACGAGACCATCGCGGCCGGCGGCTTCGAGGCGACCTTCCTCGCGGTCGGCGCGCGGCTGGGCCGCCGGGCCTACCTGCCGGCCGCCTCCGCCGCCCGGATCGTCGACGCCGTCTCGGTGCTGCGCGCGGTCGAGGAGGGCGACGCCCCGCTGCTCGGCCGCCGGGTCGCGGTGTACGGCGGCGGGAACTCGGCCCTGGACGCCGCCCGGACCGCTCGCCGGCTCGGCGCCTCCGAGGTGGTGATCGTCTACCGCCGGACCCGCGAGCGGATGCCTGCCCACGACCTCGAGGTGCGTGAGGCCGAGGACGAGGGCATCGAGTTCCGCTGGCTGTCGACCATCCAGCACGTCGACCCGGACGGGATCACCGTCGAGCTGATGGAGCTGGGCGCCGACGGCTTCCCGCAGCCCACCGGCAAGACCGAGCGCCTCGCCGCCGACTCCGTCGTCCTCGCCCTCGGGCAGGACACCGACCTGTCGCTGCTCGGCAACGCCCCCGGCCTCGACGTGGAGGACGGCACGGTCGTCACCCGGGGCGCCGCCCTGATGACCAGCCGGCCGGGTGTGTTCGCCGGTGGCGACGTGGCGCCGGGGGAGCGGTCGGCCACCGTGGCGGTAGGGCACGGCCGGACCGCGGCCCTGGGGATCGGCGACTGGCTCGACGGGCGTGTGCCGGAGCTGCCCGCGGCGCCCGCGCTGGCGCCGTACGACTCCCTCAACACGTGGTACTTCGAGGACGCACCTCGCCAGCACCGCACCCAGCTGGAGCTGGTGCGGCGGCAGACGACGTTCGAGGAGGTCGTCCAGTGCCTCGACGCCGACAACGCGCTCTACGAGGCCCGGCGCTGCCTCTCGTGCGGTGGCTGCATCTCCTGCGACAACTGCTTCGCCTACTGCCCCGACAACGCGGTGATCAAGCTCGGCCCGGAAGGGGAGTACGCCGTCGACCTCGACTACTGCAAAGGCTGCGGGCTGTGCGTGGAGGAGTGCCCGACCGGCTCGATCGTGATGGAGCCCGAGGAGGTCTGA
- a CDS encoding dihydrofolate reductase family protein, producing the protein MPELLVDFITSLDGYGAGEGWPGHWGLAGPEYLASLEEDPSAGYLLLMGPTTYRLISGVTGDGAPGTEGFTGQSKVVFSDSLEEPLSWPNTRLVTGDAVAAVADMKANGTVAMRTIGSLALCRSLLRAGLVDRFRVSVFPVITGITGRERIYDGYPDVALDLISSTVFDGRIQQLEYAPRVLDGPPNATTHDD; encoded by the coding sequence ATGCCAGAACTGCTGGTGGATTTCATCACGTCGCTCGACGGTTACGGTGCCGGCGAGGGCTGGCCGGGTCATTGGGGGCTCGCGGGACCCGAGTATCTCGCCTCCCTGGAGGAGGACCCGTCGGCCGGCTACTTGCTCCTGATGGGCCCGACCACCTACCGGCTGATCTCGGGTGTGACTGGGGATGGTGCGCCGGGAACCGAGGGATTCACGGGCCAATCGAAGGTCGTTTTCTCGGACTCCCTCGAGGAGCCGCTGTCGTGGCCGAACACGCGGCTTGTCACGGGCGATGCGGTCGCCGCAGTGGCAGACATGAAGGCCAACGGCACGGTGGCGATGCGCACCATCGGCAGCCTGGCCCTGTGCCGCTCACTGTTGCGCGCCGGGCTGGTGGACCGCTTCCGAGTGAGCGTGTTTCCGGTCATCACCGGGATCACCGGCCGCGAGCGCATCTACGACGGCTATCCCGATGTCGCCCTGGACCTGATCAGCAGCACTGTGTTCGACGGCCGAATCCAGCAGCTCGAATACGCGCCACGTGTCCTCGATGGTCCACCCAACGCCACCACACATGACGACTGA
- a CDS encoding ester cyclase: MEQLIRRFYEDLWNRWDNDAIEDLLDEDFVFRGSLGTETRGLAEWRSYRDTVRAGSADFHNHIVTLLADGDHAAVRLQYTGTHTGPLVGLAPTGRRFTYSGAAFFTGHGGRLTSAWVLGDLTTLHEQLS; the protein is encoded by the coding sequence GTGGAACAGCTGATCAGACGGTTCTATGAGGACTTGTGGAACCGTTGGGACAACGACGCCATCGAAGACCTCCTCGATGAAGACTTCGTCTTCCGTGGATCTCTGGGCACCGAGACCAGGGGCCTTGCCGAATGGCGCTCCTACCGCGACACCGTCCGAGCGGGGTCGGCCGACTTCCACAACCACATCGTCACCCTGCTTGCCGACGGCGACCACGCAGCCGTCAGGCTGCAGTACACCGGAACCCACACCGGCCCACTGGTCGGCCTGGCACCCACAGGACGTCGGTTCACCTACTCCGGCGCCGCCTTCTTCACCGGCCACGGAGGCCGACTCACCTCGGCATGGGTCCTGGGCGACCTCACAACACTGCATGAACAACTGAGCTGA
- a CDS encoding alpha/beta fold hydrolase, with the protein MTLNHVRRGSGSPLLLVHGLGAGWRSWSPILDELAKHREVIALDLPGFGETPPLTDEVSIATLTDSVADFIRDHELDGISTVGQSMGGRIVLELARRGVGGDTVALDPGGFWSDRELVLFGATLRPSIALVRALRGMLPQLLGSSVGRTLLLAQLSARPWALSRETVLPDVRGLADSPSTGAALDALTRGPKQQGAPAGTVPGRVTIGWGRRDLVTVPRQAARATDLFPDAVLHWFERCGHFPQWDAPHEATQLILDHTAGEVLGY; encoded by the coding sequence GTGACGCTCAACCACGTCAGACGAGGGAGCGGCAGCCCGCTGCTGCTCGTGCACGGACTAGGCGCCGGGTGGCGCTCCTGGTCGCCAATCCTCGACGAGCTGGCCAAGCACCGCGAGGTGATCGCCCTCGACCTCCCGGGGTTCGGCGAAACACCGCCGTTGACCGACGAGGTCTCGATCGCCACCCTGACCGACTCCGTCGCGGACTTCATCCGCGACCACGAGCTCGACGGCATCTCGACCGTCGGTCAGTCGATGGGCGGTCGGATCGTGCTCGAGCTCGCGCGTCGGGGCGTCGGCGGCGACACCGTGGCCCTGGACCCGGGCGGCTTCTGGAGCGACCGTGAGCTCGTCCTCTTCGGCGCCACCCTCCGGCCGTCGATCGCGCTGGTCCGAGCGCTGCGAGGCATGCTGCCACAGCTGCTCGGCAGCTCGGTGGGACGCACACTCCTGCTGGCGCAGCTGTCGGCGCGCCCCTGGGCGCTCTCGCGGGAGACCGTGCTGCCGGACGTCCGCGGGCTGGCCGACTCCCCGTCGACCGGCGCCGCGTTGGACGCGTTGACCAGGGGTCCCAAGCAACAAGGAGCCCCGGCCGGCACCGTGCCCGGGCGGGTAACGATCGGCTGGGGTCGTCGTGACCTGGTGACCGTGCCGAGACAGGCCGCACGCGCCACGGACCTGTTCCCCGACGCTGTCTTGCACTGGTTCGAGCGGTGCGGCCACTTTCCACAGTGGGACGCACCGCACGAAGCGACCCAGCTGATCCTCGACCACACCGCCGGAGAGGTTCTCGGATACTGA
- a CDS encoding ester cyclase has translation MTRRRAKPRRVEQGVATRRVRTHHLVPLPDRHRTSRHHYGEELMFDKKTNIAAQEAFGEAINTGDIDAFDDLVDLNSIDHDPAPGQQPGPEGYKQFFGEMRSAFPDLHVDVENLLADGDQVAFAYTLTGTHQGPFKGHEATGRTIEVRGLQISKFAEGKMTERWGSTDEMGILTQLGLD, from the coding sequence ATGACGCGCCGGCGCGCGAAGCCACGACGCGTCGAGCAAGGGGTAGCGACGAGGCGGGTTCGCACCCATCACCTCGTCCCGCTCCCAGATCGCCATCGCACAAGTCGGCACCACTATGGGGAGGAACTCATGTTCGACAAGAAGACCAACATCGCAGCCCAGGAAGCCTTCGGTGAAGCCATCAACACCGGCGACATCGACGCGTTCGACGACCTCGTCGATCTGAACAGCATCGACCACGACCCGGCACCGGGACAACAGCCCGGACCGGAGGGCTACAAGCAGTTCTTCGGTGAGATGCGGAGCGCCTTCCCCGATCTCCACGTCGATGTCGAGAACCTGCTCGCCGACGGCGACCAGGTCGCCTTCGCATACACGCTCACCGGCACCCATCAGGGTCCTTTCAAGGGGCACGAAGCCACCGGCAGGACCATCGAGGTCCGCGGCCTGCAGATCAGCAAGTTCGCCGAGGGCAAGATGACAGAACGCTGGGGCAGCACCGACGAGATGGGGATCCTCACCCAGCTCGGACTCGACTGA
- a CDS encoding nuclear transport factor 2 family protein: protein MHQFVAQVATPMRDVQLWENCAMTDADQLARGILSELQRGFAAHDLAAVMRLLDDEVVVFGAAGQGLDAEHSRDYVSSMLAQDGVVRWDWDRVVPVLAEPTVVVFAVVGTVGFDDAQGQALGERSAFRLTCVAVLRDGRWRLRHFHGSVPQS, encoded by the coding sequence ATGCACCAGTTCGTGGCCCAGGTGGCAACACCGATGCGCGATGTCCAGCTGTGGGAGAATTGCGCGATGACTGACGCGGACCAGCTGGCGCGCGGCATCTTGTCCGAGCTCCAACGGGGGTTCGCCGCGCACGATCTCGCCGCTGTCATGAGGCTGCTCGATGACGAGGTCGTTGTCTTCGGTGCAGCGGGACAGGGCCTGGACGCGGAGCACAGCAGGGACTATGTGTCGAGCATGTTGGCTCAGGACGGCGTGGTCCGCTGGGACTGGGACCGAGTGGTGCCGGTGCTGGCCGAGCCGACTGTCGTGGTGTTCGCCGTGGTGGGGACGGTGGGGTTTGACGATGCGCAGGGTCAAGCGCTCGGAGAGCGCTCGGCTTTCCGATTGACATGCGTCGCAGTCCTCCGAGACGGGCGATGGCGGCTCAGGCACTTTCACGGATCAGTCCCTCAGTCCTGA
- a CDS encoding DinB family protein has translation MSEAQAFDIDERTEAPRHGDEVAVLRGMLAYQRDTLRWKCAGLTQQQLAMTLPPSDLTLGGLMKHLALVESQWFDHWFRDAGYAPPFDTMDWDTDWDIESARYDSPIELRELFDQAVRRSDAVVDDALGRGGLDTESALASPRTGETFTLRWILAHLIEEYARHNGHADLIRQSVDGQTG, from the coding sequence GTGAGCGAGGCACAGGCTTTCGACATCGATGAGCGCACCGAGGCGCCCCGGCACGGCGACGAGGTTGCCGTGCTGCGCGGGATGCTCGCCTACCAGCGAGACACGTTGCGTTGGAAATGTGCTGGGCTCACCCAGCAGCAGCTGGCCATGACGTTGCCTCCCAGCGATCTGACGCTCGGTGGGCTGATGAAACATCTCGCCCTGGTCGAGTCCCAGTGGTTCGACCACTGGTTCCGCGACGCCGGCTACGCGCCCCCGTTCGACACCATGGACTGGGACACCGACTGGGACATCGAGTCCGCGCGCTACGACAGCCCGATCGAGCTGAGGGAGCTCTTCGATCAGGCTGTGCGGAGGTCGGATGCGGTCGTCGACGATGCGCTCGGGCGTGGTGGGCTGGACACGGAGTCGGCCTTGGCCAGTCCACGGACCGGCGAGACCTTCACGCTGCGCTGGATCCTGGCGCACCTGATCGAGGAGTACGCCCGCCACAACGGCCACGCCGACCTCATCCGGCAGTCCGTCGACGGCCAGACCGGCTGA
- a CDS encoding cyclic nucleotide-binding/CBS domain-containing protein — protein MYGRTNHRTWPSDPVRTVMMWPVATVETDASMTQVAEALSADEIGALCVVEHGALAGIVSERDAVTHLAAGANPAHMTAGEMMSSDLITVGPEDSVLSVARMMREAQVRHLPVVDDDQIAGIVSIRDVFNVLIDAAADDAEVVFVPSGSRVVVRTE, from the coding sequence ATGTACGGCAGGACGAACCACAGGACCTGGCCCTCGGACCCGGTGCGGACGGTGATGATGTGGCCCGTCGCGACCGTGGAGACCGATGCCTCGATGACCCAGGTCGCCGAGGCCCTGTCCGCCGACGAGATCGGTGCGCTGTGCGTCGTCGAGCACGGCGCGCTGGCCGGCATCGTCTCCGAGCGGGACGCGGTGACCCATCTGGCTGCCGGCGCCAACCCCGCCCACATGACCGCGGGCGAGATGATGTCGTCGGACCTGATCACGGTCGGCCCCGAGGACTCCGTGCTCTCGGTGGCGCGAATGATGCGCGAGGCCCAGGTACGCCACCTGCCGGTCGTGGACGACGATCAGATCGCGGGCATCGTCTCGATCCGGGACGTGTTCAACGTACTGATCGACGCGGCTGCCGACGACGCCGAGGTGGTCTTCGTGCCCAGCGGCTCGCGGGTCGTCGTCCGCACCGAGTGA
- a CDS encoding GtrA family protein — protein MPRPPAPTAAPAPPVAETLGLGPKLLRYLGGSVVATVCSEVTFVLLYGPVHVGTTSASLVGWLAGAVPNYWLNRRWAWQRTGRPSFRTELLPYITIVLMTLLLATGITHLLDVWLHHLGTQASLRVALVAVAYLGVYALMFVLRFVLLDRLFERVARLEARHHHARTEAAS, from the coding sequence GTGCCGAGACCCCCCGCGCCCACCGCCGCGCCCGCGCCCCCGGTGGCCGAGACCCTCGGTCTGGGCCCGAAGCTGCTGCGCTACCTCGGCGGCTCGGTGGTCGCCACGGTCTGCAGCGAGGTCACCTTCGTGCTGCTCTACGGCCCCGTCCACGTCGGTACGACGTCCGCGTCGCTGGTGGGCTGGCTGGCCGGGGCGGTCCCCAACTACTGGCTCAACCGACGCTGGGCCTGGCAGCGCACCGGCCGACCCAGCTTCCGCACCGAGCTCTTGCCCTACATCACCATCGTGCTGATGACGCTGCTGCTCGCGACCGGGATCACCCACCTGCTCGACGTGTGGCTGCACCACCTCGGCACCCAGGCCTCGCTGCGGGTGGCGCTGGTGGCCGTCGCCTACCTCGGTGTCTACGCCCTGATGTTCGTCCTGCGCTTCGTGCTCCTGGACCGCCTGTTCGAGCGGGTCGCCCGGCTCGAGGCGCGCCACCACCACGCCCGGACGGAGGCCGCCTCGTGA
- a CDS encoding class I SAM-dependent methyltransferase → MSTGAGEGSFSSATGRSLEDSSGADQRRYRAFQLELIGPHCGDSVLEVGAGLGEFASQFSGLRRHVVTDRDPDAVASMAQRFADRPEVEARTFDLADGAIDIGEPVASVVAINVLEHIDDDTGALRGLASMVRPGGRIVLFVPGYMQLYGDFDRAVGHVRRYTPRTLTAAITAAGLTPEVVRPVNLLGGVAWWLTVRRGGVGTPKPALVRTYDRFVVPVTRTIERRVTPPFGQSILGVAVVPG, encoded by the coding sequence GTGAGCACCGGTGCCGGAGAAGGCTCGTTCAGCTCGGCGACCGGCCGTTCGCTGGAGGACTCCTCGGGAGCCGACCAGCGCCGCTACCGCGCCTTCCAGCTCGAGCTGATCGGTCCGCACTGCGGCGACTCGGTGCTCGAGGTCGGAGCCGGGCTCGGTGAGTTCGCGTCCCAGTTCTCCGGTCTGCGGCGCCACGTCGTCACCGACCGTGACCCTGACGCGGTCGCCTCGATGGCGCAGCGGTTCGCCGACCGGCCCGAGGTCGAGGCCCGGACGTTCGACCTCGCCGACGGCGCGATCGACATCGGTGAGCCGGTGGCCTCCGTGGTCGCGATCAACGTCCTGGAGCACATCGACGACGACACCGGCGCGCTGCGCGGGCTGGCCTCGATGGTGCGTCCCGGCGGCCGGATCGTGCTGTTCGTGCCCGGCTACATGCAGCTGTACGGCGACTTCGACCGCGCCGTCGGCCACGTGCGCCGCTACACCCCGCGCACCCTGACCGCCGCGATCACCGCCGCCGGGCTGACCCCCGAGGTGGTCCGCCCGGTCAACCTCCTGGGCGGAGTGGCGTGGTGGCTCACCGTCCGGCGCGGGGGAGTCGGCACGCCGAAGCCCGCGCTGGTGCGCACCTACGACCGGTTCGTGGTGCCGGTCACCCGCACCATCGAGCGCCGGGTCACCCCGCCGTTCGGTCAGTCGATCCTCGGCGTCGCGGTCGTCCCCGGCTGA